In a single window of the Tigriopus californicus strain San Diego chromosome 2, Tcal_SD_v2.1, whole genome shotgun sequence genome:
- the LOC131893165 gene encoding uncharacterized protein LOC131893165, giving the protein MIVFLWLLFCLVSTGLAESLPAAKSEDQIDHETAPRSLGDMVRKMSEGFGEGENVASIITADLFDAFKSMINYRLLHSYEKDYPDFHQRQVNNQLEKSATPGLMGNLMRMMGYEQDLLGPMVMKLFFYVGELALKSYMGVPKTVEEDIPSYRTLIQENGILSGLTTMIEKSSARAEKVQNAVFDPTLPQDLIEGLQSRTGSATSCVQLFICKMSPVIWKAQDRAKELDLAYGQSLSYNLELWSNEIYNHLPEQNQVTEFGKNCDERFPTCPLIDFTQFLSEKFTR; this is encoded by the exons ATGATAGTTTTCCTTTGGCTGCTCTTCTGTCTTGTTTCTACTGGTTTGGCTGAAAGCCTACCTGCAGCAAAAAGTGAAGATCAAATCGATCATGAAACGGCTCCAAGATCATTGGGTGACATGGTCCGCAAAATGTCGGAAGGATTTGGGGAAGGTGAAAACGTCGCCTCGATTATAACAGCGGATCTTTTCGATGCATTCAAATCG ATGATCAATTATCGTTTGCTACATTCGTACGAAAAGGACTATCCTGATTTTCACCAGAGGCAAGTGAATAACCAACTGGAAAAGTCTGCAACCCCAGGTTTGATGGGCAATCTCATGAGGATGATGGGCTATGAGCAGGATCTCTTGGGACCCATGGTTATGAAGCTTTTCTTTTACGTGGGTGAATTGGCCCTCAAGAGCTACATGGGCGTCCCTAAGACCGTGGAGGAGGACATTCCTTCGTATCGGACCCTAATTCAAGAG AATGGTATACTGAGTGGCCTGACCACCATGATCGAGAAGTCTTCTGCACGagcagagaaggtacaaaatgCCGTGTTTGATCCTACCCTACCCCAGGATCTGATCGAGGGTTTGCAGTCCCGCACCGGATCTGCCACCAGTTGCGTCCAATTGTTTATCTGCAAAATGAGTCCGGTGATCTGGAAGGCTCAAGATCGAGCCAAG GAATTAGATCTGGCTTACGGCCAATCTTTGAGCTACAATCTCGAGTTATGGTCGAACGAAATCTACAACCATTTACCCGAGCAGAATCAAGTGACCGAATTTGGCAAGAATTGTGACGAACGATTTCCCACGTGCCCCTTGATCGATTTCACGCAGTTTCTCTCCGAGAAATTCACACGGTGA
- the LOC131892800 gene encoding 2-oxoglutarate dehydrogenase complex component E1-like isoform X1: protein MHRTATGTRRALSSLVRGGGVVTTPHGTASPVHKSYLALRPASSSSVDESHLSGTAAPYIEEMYESWTVDPKSVHASWDAYFRGSHYTPPPNLANTKANEIPLSALAGAFSGVEMGSSAKPSSKVIDAHLAVQATIRSYQVRGHLAAQTDPLNLNNMNRDDAQKLIIRSVTVQEADMDSVFQLPSTTWIGGKDKKLLSRYFQEKALPLREIITRLENVYCGSIGVEFMHIHDLDQVNWIRERMETPGSLKLSNDQKRLLLARISRSAGFENFLAKKWSSEKRFGLEGVEMLIPCMKQIVDKSTDFGVESVVMGMPHRGRLNVLANVCRKPLEQIFTQFAGLEAADEGSGDVKYHLGTYIERLNRATNKNIRLAVVANPSHLEAVNPIVEGKVKAEQFYRGDTEGKKVMSMLLHGDAAFAGQGVVYETFHMSELPEYTTQGTIHIVANNQIGFTTDPRFSRSSPYCTDVARVVNAPIFHVNADDPEAVMHVSNIAAEYRSTFHKDVVVDLIGYRKFGHNEIDEPMFTQPIMYQIIKKHKNVLDIYSKKLIDEGVVTKDEVDAVIDKYDKICEEAYKKAGEEKQTYHKHWLDSPWSGFFEGKDPMKGSPTGVHEETLTHIGKRFSSGPPNAGDFKIHRGLERILKSRMEMVENRQIDWALSEALAFGSLMKEGIHVRLSGQDVERGTFSHRHHVLHHQTKDMSTYNALANLYPDQAPYSVCNSSLSEYGVVGFELGYSMTNPNALVLWEAQFGDFSNTAQCIIDQFISSGQAKWVRQSGMVMLLPHGMEGMGPEHSSARPERFLQLSADDPEYFPPIEDEFEIKQLSHINMIVANCSTPANYFHILRRQIALPFRKPLIVMTPKSLLRHPECRSSFDEMLPNTNFRRAIPDEGPASENSEGVKKLIFCTGKVYYDLIKARRDQGLDDKIAISRIEQISPFPFDLVKMDLDKYSNAEVVFAQEEHKNQGAWTYCQPRFQTAMGGYDRRINYVGREVAPSPATGSKAQHNKEFKAMISDAMNVS from the exons ATGCATCGTACGGCCACGGGCACCCGACGGGCCCTGTCCTCGCTGGTGCGAGGGGGTGGGGTGGTCACCACGCCTCATGGCACGGCCAGTCCGGTCCATAAATCGTACTTGGCCCTGCGCCCTGCCTCCTCGTCTTCGGTGGACGAGTCCCATTTGAGCGGCACGGCGGCCCCCTACATCGAAGAGATGTACGAATCCTGGACAGTCGACCCCAAAAGCGTGCATGCCTCGTGGGACGCCTACTTCCGCGGATCCCATTACACGCCGCCACCCAATTTGGCCAACACCAAAGCCAATGAAA TCCCCTTGTCGGCCTTGGCCGGAGCTTTCTCGGGTGTGGAAATGGGCTCGAGTGCCAAACCTTCCTCCAAAGTGATAGACGCCCATTTGGCCGTCCAAGCCACCATCAGATCCTATCAG GTCCGAGGCCATTTGGCCGCTCAGACGGATCCTTTGAACCTGAACAACATGAACCGAGATGATGCCCAAAAGTTGATCATCCGAAGTGTGACCGTCCAAGAAGCTGACATGGACAGCGTGTTCCAATTGCCTTCTACCACGTGGATTGGCGGCAAG gATAAAAAGTTACTCTCTCGTTATTTTCAGGAAAAGGCTCTACCTCTCCGCGAAATCATCACTCGCCTCGAGAATGTCTATTGTGGCTCCATTGGCGTTGAATTCATGCACATCCACGACCTGGATCAG GTGAACTGGATCAGGGAACGCATGGAGACTCCTGGCTCGTTAAAGCTGAGTAATGATCAGAAGCGTCTTCTTTTGGCCCGGATTTCGCGATCCGCGGGTTTCGAGAACTTCTTGGCCAAGAAGTGGAGCTCGGAGAAGCGGTTCGGTCTTGAAGGAGTGGAAATGCTCATCCCGTGCATGAAGCAGATCGTGGACAAGTCCACGGATTTCGGCGTCGAGTCCGTCGTCATGGGCATGCCTCATCGTGGACGATTGAACGTGCTGGCCAATGTGTGTCGGAAACCTTTGGAGCAGATCTTCACCCAATTCGCGG GATTGGAAGCCGCCGATGAGGGATCTGGAGATGTCAAGTACCATTTGGGCACCTATATCGAGCGTTTGAATCGTGCCACCAATAAGAACATCCGTCTCGCCGTCGTGGCTAATCCATCGCATCTGGAGGCGGTCAATCCCATTGTGGAG GGTAAGGTGAAGGCTGAGCAATTCTATCGCGGTGACACGGAGGGCAAGAAGGTCATGTCCATGTTGCTCCATGGAGACGCAGCTTTTGCCGGCCAAGGGGTGGTCTACGAGACCTTTCACATGAGTGAACTCCCCGAGTATACCACCCAAGGGACCATCCATATCGTGGCCAACAACCAGATTGGTTTCACCACCGACCCCAG GTTCTCGAGGTCCTCGCCATACTGTACGGATGTGGCCCGTGTTGTGAATGCACCCATTTTCCACGTAAACGCCGACGACCCTGAGGCCGTGATGCACGTGTCCAACATAGCCGCCGAATACAGATCTACGTTCCACAAG gATGTGGTGGTGGATCTGATCGGGTACCGAAAGTTTGGTCACAACGAGATCGATGAGCCCATGTTCACCCAGCCGATCATGTATCAAATCATCAAGAAGCACAAGAACGTGCTCGATATCTACTCCAAGAAGCTTATCGATGAGGGTGTTGTCACCAAGGACGAAGTCGACGCT GTCATTGATAAGTATGACAAGATTTGCGAAGAGGCCTACAAGAAGGCCGGCGAGGAGAAACAAACCTATCACAAGCATTGGTTGGATTCGCCGTGGTCCGGATTCTTCGAAGGCAAAGACCCCATGAAG GGATCTCCTACGGGTGTGCATGAAGAGACCTTGACCCACATTGGCAAGCGTTTCTCGTCCGGCCCTCCCAATGCCGGAGACTTCAAAATCCACCGAGGCTTGGAGCGTATCTTGAAAAGCCGCATGGAAATGGTGGAGAACCGCCAAATTGATTGGGCTTTGAGCGAGGCCCTCGCTTTCGGCTCTCTCATGAAGGAGG GAATCCACGTCCGTCTGTCCGGACAGGATGTCGAGCGTGGCACGTTCTCCCATCGACACCACGTGCTTCATCATCAAACCAAGGATATGTCCACCTATAACGCCTTGGCCAATCTCTATCCGGATCAG GCCCCATACTCTGTGTGCAATTCCTCGCTGTCTGAATACGGCGTGGTCGGGTTCGAACTGGGCTACTCGATGACGAATCCCAATGCCCTGGTGCTTTGGGAGGCTCAGTTTGGAGACTTCTCTAACACGGCCCAATGTATCATCGATCAGTTCATCTCGAGTGGTCAGGCCAAATGGGTGCGACAATCGGGTATGGTGATGCTCCTACCCCATGGGATGGAGGGTATGGGACCCGAGCACTCCTCGGCCCGACCCGAGCGGTTCCTCCAGCTCTCGGCCGACGACCCCGAGTACTTCCCGCCCATCGAGGATGAGTTCGAGATCAAGCAGTTGTCTCATATCAACATGATCGTGGCCAATTGCTCCACGCCCGCCAACTACTTTCACATCCTCCGACGACAAATCGCGCTTCCCTTCCGAAAGCCTCTGATCGTGATGACCCCGAAATCCTTGCTCCGTCACCCGGAGTGTCGATCCAGTTTCGACGAGATGCTGCCCAACACCAACTTCCGCAGAGCAATCCCCGATGAGGGACCGGCCTCAGAAAATTCCGAGGGCGTCAAGAAGCTGATCTTCTGTACTGGCAAGGTCTACTACGACCTCATCAAGGCCCGACGAGACCAAG GTTTGGACGACAAGATTGCCATCTCACGGATCGAACAGATCAGCCCGTTTCCTTTCGATTTGGTCAAGATGGATTTGGACAAGTACTCGAATGCGGAAGTGGTGTTCGCTCAAGAGGAGCATAAGAACCAAGGAGCCTGGACCTATTGCCAACCTCGGTTCCAGACTGCCATGGGTGGATATGATCGTCGAATCAATTATGTCGGGCGAGAG GTTGCCCCTTCGCCCGCTACCGGATCCAAGGCCCAACACAACAAGGAATTCAAAGCCATGATCAGTGACGCCATGAACGTTTCTTAA
- the LOC131892800 gene encoding 2-oxoglutarate dehydrogenase complex component E1-like isoform X2 — protein sequence MHRTATGTRRALSSLVRGGGVVTTPHGTASPVHKSYLALRPASSSSVDESHLSGTAAPYIEEMYESWTVDPKSVHASWDAYFRGSHYTPPPNLANTKANEIPLSALAGAFSGVEMGSSAKPSSKVIDAHLAVQATIRSYQVRGHLAAQTDPLNLNNMNRDDAQKLIIRSVTVQEADMDSVFQLPSTTWIGGKEKALPLREIITRLENVYCGSIGVEFMHIHDLDQVNWIRERMETPGSLKLSNDQKRLLLARISRSAGFENFLAKKWSSEKRFGLEGVEMLIPCMKQIVDKSTDFGVESVVMGMPHRGRLNVLANVCRKPLEQIFTQFAGLEAADEGSGDVKYHLGTYIERLNRATNKNIRLAVVANPSHLEAVNPIVEGKVKAEQFYRGDTEGKKVMSMLLHGDAAFAGQGVVYETFHMSELPEYTTQGTIHIVANNQIGFTTDPRFSRSSPYCTDVARVVNAPIFHVNADDPEAVMHVSNIAAEYRSTFHKDVVVDLIGYRKFGHNEIDEPMFTQPIMYQIIKKHKNVLDIYSKKLIDEGVVTKDEVDAVIDKYDKICEEAYKKAGEEKQTYHKHWLDSPWSGFFEGKDPMKGSPTGVHEETLTHIGKRFSSGPPNAGDFKIHRGLERILKSRMEMVENRQIDWALSEALAFGSLMKEGIHVRLSGQDVERGTFSHRHHVLHHQTKDMSTYNALANLYPDQAPYSVCNSSLSEYGVVGFELGYSMTNPNALVLWEAQFGDFSNTAQCIIDQFISSGQAKWVRQSGMVMLLPHGMEGMGPEHSSARPERFLQLSADDPEYFPPIEDEFEIKQLSHINMIVANCSTPANYFHILRRQIALPFRKPLIVMTPKSLLRHPECRSSFDEMLPNTNFRRAIPDEGPASENSEGVKKLIFCTGKVYYDLIKARRDQGLDDKIAISRIEQISPFPFDLVKMDLDKYSNAEVVFAQEEHKNQGAWTYCQPRFQTAMGGYDRRINYVGREVAPSPATGSKAQHNKEFKAMISDAMNVS from the exons ATGCATCGTACGGCCACGGGCACCCGACGGGCCCTGTCCTCGCTGGTGCGAGGGGGTGGGGTGGTCACCACGCCTCATGGCACGGCCAGTCCGGTCCATAAATCGTACTTGGCCCTGCGCCCTGCCTCCTCGTCTTCGGTGGACGAGTCCCATTTGAGCGGCACGGCGGCCCCCTACATCGAAGAGATGTACGAATCCTGGACAGTCGACCCCAAAAGCGTGCATGCCTCGTGGGACGCCTACTTCCGCGGATCCCATTACACGCCGCCACCCAATTTGGCCAACACCAAAGCCAATGAAA TCCCCTTGTCGGCCTTGGCCGGAGCTTTCTCGGGTGTGGAAATGGGCTCGAGTGCCAAACCTTCCTCCAAAGTGATAGACGCCCATTTGGCCGTCCAAGCCACCATCAGATCCTATCAG GTCCGAGGCCATTTGGCCGCTCAGACGGATCCTTTGAACCTGAACAACATGAACCGAGATGATGCCCAAAAGTTGATCATCCGAAGTGTGACCGTCCAAGAAGCTGACATGGACAGCGTGTTCCAATTGCCTTCTACCACGTGGATTGGCGGCAAG GAAAAGGCTCTACCTCTCCGCGAAATCATCACTCGCCTCGAGAATGTCTATTGTGGCTCCATTGGCGTTGAATTCATGCACATCCACGACCTGGATCAG GTGAACTGGATCAGGGAACGCATGGAGACTCCTGGCTCGTTAAAGCTGAGTAATGATCAGAAGCGTCTTCTTTTGGCCCGGATTTCGCGATCCGCGGGTTTCGAGAACTTCTTGGCCAAGAAGTGGAGCTCGGAGAAGCGGTTCGGTCTTGAAGGAGTGGAAATGCTCATCCCGTGCATGAAGCAGATCGTGGACAAGTCCACGGATTTCGGCGTCGAGTCCGTCGTCATGGGCATGCCTCATCGTGGACGATTGAACGTGCTGGCCAATGTGTGTCGGAAACCTTTGGAGCAGATCTTCACCCAATTCGCGG GATTGGAAGCCGCCGATGAGGGATCTGGAGATGTCAAGTACCATTTGGGCACCTATATCGAGCGTTTGAATCGTGCCACCAATAAGAACATCCGTCTCGCCGTCGTGGCTAATCCATCGCATCTGGAGGCGGTCAATCCCATTGTGGAG GGTAAGGTGAAGGCTGAGCAATTCTATCGCGGTGACACGGAGGGCAAGAAGGTCATGTCCATGTTGCTCCATGGAGACGCAGCTTTTGCCGGCCAAGGGGTGGTCTACGAGACCTTTCACATGAGTGAACTCCCCGAGTATACCACCCAAGGGACCATCCATATCGTGGCCAACAACCAGATTGGTTTCACCACCGACCCCAG GTTCTCGAGGTCCTCGCCATACTGTACGGATGTGGCCCGTGTTGTGAATGCACCCATTTTCCACGTAAACGCCGACGACCCTGAGGCCGTGATGCACGTGTCCAACATAGCCGCCGAATACAGATCTACGTTCCACAAG gATGTGGTGGTGGATCTGATCGGGTACCGAAAGTTTGGTCACAACGAGATCGATGAGCCCATGTTCACCCAGCCGATCATGTATCAAATCATCAAGAAGCACAAGAACGTGCTCGATATCTACTCCAAGAAGCTTATCGATGAGGGTGTTGTCACCAAGGACGAAGTCGACGCT GTCATTGATAAGTATGACAAGATTTGCGAAGAGGCCTACAAGAAGGCCGGCGAGGAGAAACAAACCTATCACAAGCATTGGTTGGATTCGCCGTGGTCCGGATTCTTCGAAGGCAAAGACCCCATGAAG GGATCTCCTACGGGTGTGCATGAAGAGACCTTGACCCACATTGGCAAGCGTTTCTCGTCCGGCCCTCCCAATGCCGGAGACTTCAAAATCCACCGAGGCTTGGAGCGTATCTTGAAAAGCCGCATGGAAATGGTGGAGAACCGCCAAATTGATTGGGCTTTGAGCGAGGCCCTCGCTTTCGGCTCTCTCATGAAGGAGG GAATCCACGTCCGTCTGTCCGGACAGGATGTCGAGCGTGGCACGTTCTCCCATCGACACCACGTGCTTCATCATCAAACCAAGGATATGTCCACCTATAACGCCTTGGCCAATCTCTATCCGGATCAG GCCCCATACTCTGTGTGCAATTCCTCGCTGTCTGAATACGGCGTGGTCGGGTTCGAACTGGGCTACTCGATGACGAATCCCAATGCCCTGGTGCTTTGGGAGGCTCAGTTTGGAGACTTCTCTAACACGGCCCAATGTATCATCGATCAGTTCATCTCGAGTGGTCAGGCCAAATGGGTGCGACAATCGGGTATGGTGATGCTCCTACCCCATGGGATGGAGGGTATGGGACCCGAGCACTCCTCGGCCCGACCCGAGCGGTTCCTCCAGCTCTCGGCCGACGACCCCGAGTACTTCCCGCCCATCGAGGATGAGTTCGAGATCAAGCAGTTGTCTCATATCAACATGATCGTGGCCAATTGCTCCACGCCCGCCAACTACTTTCACATCCTCCGACGACAAATCGCGCTTCCCTTCCGAAAGCCTCTGATCGTGATGACCCCGAAATCCTTGCTCCGTCACCCGGAGTGTCGATCCAGTTTCGACGAGATGCTGCCCAACACCAACTTCCGCAGAGCAATCCCCGATGAGGGACCGGCCTCAGAAAATTCCGAGGGCGTCAAGAAGCTGATCTTCTGTACTGGCAAGGTCTACTACGACCTCATCAAGGCCCGACGAGACCAAG GTTTGGACGACAAGATTGCCATCTCACGGATCGAACAGATCAGCCCGTTTCCTTTCGATTTGGTCAAGATGGATTTGGACAAGTACTCGAATGCGGAAGTGGTGTTCGCTCAAGAGGAGCATAAGAACCAAGGAGCCTGGACCTATTGCCAACCTCGGTTCCAGACTGCCATGGGTGGATATGATCGTCGAATCAATTATGTCGGGCGAGAG GTTGCCCCTTCGCCCGCTACCGGATCCAAGGCCCAACACAACAAGGAATTCAAAGCCATGATCAGTGACGCCATGAACGTTTCTTAA